DNA sequence from the Colletotrichum destructivum chromosome 9, complete sequence genome:
ATGGCATCAGTGATGTATGCTAAGCGGACAGTACCTCCAGCTACTACACACCTGTTTGATACTCCGATCATCTGCCGGACGCCGATCGCAGCATCGACGCGTCTCCGCGATGGGTGTGGCTTCCTTCTGCCGCACCCAACTCGCCGTATCAGTCGACCTGTTCGAAAGGGCCAACTGCTACGGTTTCACTGCgagtcgacgaggaaaagagggTGGAGCAACAGCCCACTTGGCAGATCCATGTACAGAACTCGCCTTACACGCCCCGTTTCCATCCTCAGCCGCGAGAATCATACGAGGTTTCCCGCCTCACTTTCTTTTTTGGcatcaaccccccctcccccttccagaAGGGCAGTGGTCTCATGTCTCATGTCTCAGCCGAAATTGAGCCCTGGGAATCGAACGCACGCCGGACGGGGGCGAGCGAGCAGCAGATCTGCAAACCCGCAGGCCGCAGCGTTCGCCTCCTCAAAAAAACGGCCCGACGAGAACCGGGGCACCGGACGTCAAGGAAGCCTCAGATCCCCGGTCTGTACGTCCGAGAGATGTCGGATGTATGCCCTTTGTGCGGGTTCCTCCCTTTCGTTACGAACGGTAGAACAGATATATCCACTAGACTGACTGTCTTACTCTATTCACAGCACCCACCGGCTCCACAGCCATTCTATGTAATGACAACATCGAGATTGCCCCCTGAGGATACCCTTCATTCAACCTGCATCGGGCTGAAGATGGACGGCTCAAGCAGTGCCCTAGATCGACATGCCCGGAGGAACAGAGACCCTCGCCACTGACCAGGTTCTCACACGAACGCCGATGGTTCCATCAAAGTAGCATACTCGCCGGAAAAAGTATGCGATGTGAAACCGCTtggcaaaaaaaaaaaaaaaaaagggccGACACGACCGACATCCGGTGTTCTATCCGCGGGGTCTATGGTGATTTGGAGGGTGCTCCGGGGCCATGAAGCACGGGCGAGGCCtggcgacggagacgacTCTACACAGACGGAGACGACCAGATCGAACCACTagcgccgaggccggggccgattggggggccggggggggggggggggggggggggatggctAAATGGGATCGTCGGACGCCTGCCGCCCCATTCCGCCTCACCAAACCGCCGACCCGTCCACATTTCAGTCGCCCGAGATGGGGGCCCTGGCGTTTAACTACAATCCCCCTCTAGCAACTCAATTTAGTTAACTCGCTGGGTTGGGAATCCCTGCAGAAAAGGCCGAAGCTAACGAGACGTAGCATTTCCCATTCGCCCGAGATTCGGGAACGGCGTGGAAGGGGCAAAGTCTATGGTCTACAGCAagccaagggggggggggggggggggggggggcgaagTATGCGATTAACATCCATCCCAATCCGACTGCACGTCTGGTCCAAACAACCACATGGGAGTTCCAGAGTCCCGCGTTGTTCGGCGCGGGCAGCCTGCGCTTTTCGCGGCCACGAGCGCCTAGGCACTCAACAGACAACCACAAAACGTAGTCAACCAAGGACGTTGCGATAGAAGCGCTCGTGCTAGCCAATAAATAACCTGCATCCTTCAGGAGCTTCTTGAGAGCCATTCACCCAGCAGAAAGCGGGAAGAAAAAGCTGCGAGATGAATCTTAGGAGACGTGTTCCGTGGGTAtcccgcctcggcggcagaTGTCTGCGCCGAGCCTTGGATCAGTAGTCCTTGAATGTCATCTATATGAGGCGGGTTAAGAAAAGTAAGtcgtggggggggggcatgcTCTCTTTCCCGCGTCGGTAATTGACAAGCCTTGTTGTTAAGTAGCAAGGGACGCCGGCCGCTTGGCCTCGCCGTATTTCCCATGCCCCGACGTTGCAGCGCTATACGGCAGTGAGGAAGGCCTCCGCGCATCCCATGCTCGTGCAGCAGCGTCCAGACCTATTACTACAAGATGTTCCAGGCACccaagagggggggaaagtGAATCTTGGATTTgacacccccctcccccccacaCACAGACAATAGTGCCTTTCGATGTGCTCTCGGCAGTTGGGTCATTGATCGGGAACGTAGGCAAAAACATGGCTTGGTCTGCGGTTCCAGGGATCCGTGGGATCAGCCCTGGGACGATGGatgtttcttttttctgtTCCGTCGTCTCGTCGTTTCTTATTCTCCTGCGCGGGCCGTTACGCGGGCTTAGCCGCGACATTATCAGGGCATCGCATCGTGTGGCGGGCAGTCCTCATCGCAAGGACGAGTTTCAAGTTAAATAAAAGCGTTTAACAAAGAACTGTGATCACACTGGATGGGGAGTGACGAAATCCACGTCATCAACTCGGGCAACCCTGACTTTGTGCCGGAGTGCGGTCGACGACAGCAAGAAAGAGCCAATAGTAAGATCGGCGTGCCTACTAAGTTAAATTGTCGTCAAACTCTTTTCTCTTGCCTCGTGGTGGGGTTGCAAGGCTGTGATGAACATGTGGCTAAGCCTTGCCCGTCGGCGGGTATGGTCAACCCCTTCCGTGACACATCTGATTTACGACCGTGAGAAATGATAGGCCACTCAAGCTACCATTTGTTACAATTTCTCACTCAAAAGTGTTCGTCAGAGGGGAAGCCTCAGAGACGTACCCTGAACGGCCAGGGTCTCGTCATGTCCGTTCATCTGTTCGTGCAGTATATGCAGGTATCGCACTGACGCAGGTCTACATGCCTGCCTAGCACCAAACCGGGGAAGATGGGCATCCAACCCGCGATGACATTAATGTAGAACGTGTGATTGCTGCAGGTCACGAGTTGGCTGACCGCTATCCGCGCCTGGCTGCGACGTCCCCATAATGGCGAGCTGTGCCTCGACGTATGGACGAACATAGCCAAGGATTCGGTTTCCAAGGCATGTTTCCCCTCAAAAATACGCGACACAAGAGAGACGATCCTTCCCCCGGCGGAGGACGTTGGTCGCCAGAGAGGCACGTCGTAGGGTATCAACCAGGAGTCTGAGAATGGGTgcttgccccccccccccccccccccggcctcGTATGGCCAACGATCGATGTCAGTAACACTGCGTCATACGATGCTCGTGACGGCTGTGACGGGTCGGCTCAGTCGGTCAAGTGCCTTTGAACTATCCATACTACTTTTCGAACTGGCATGTTGGTAGCCACACACCTACTTTGACCCTAAGGATATCTTTAGATCAACATGCCCGCAAGAACTGGCGAGAGTGCTTAGCAGGGAGGTATCCGATTGGGCCAGTTGTGCTTGTTGCATGTCTGCTTATCCGACGTGGGGAGAAAGATGAGGGAGTCAAGActtccttcttgtcctctATTTATGCAGTGTGCCGGCGCAGGCGAAGCGTCAATCGCCCAGCTCGTGTGCTGCTCTGACGACGCACCACTCCCACTGGGTGCATCAAGCGTATTGGAATATCCAGCGGTTTGGTTTCATGGCGtagcgacggcggcagcagcagcagaaactCGATTTGGAGactggatggcggcggttTTTGCGATTATCCTCTACACTACCGAAAGTCGGAGCTCTGCAAAGCCTCTCGAGTGTGAGCCACACAGTCTTTCGGTGAGCGTGACGCTTGAAACTGTCAGATGTCGGGGAAACTGGCCAAGGTCATAGGGTTTGCGGAAGTTTCATATGGCTGAGCTATACTTGGCCTCACTGTGCATGGCCGTTGAAATCGCAAGGCAACGTGCCGGGCGAGGGAAATCTAGGAAAGTCATCCACGGAATGCCTTGACTACTAAGCCTAGGAGGCGATGCAGGTCGAGGAAAGAGAAACGCTGGGCATGGGCGCCATAAGCAAtattttcttctccttcgggTTGGGGGTCAGTCGACTTGCTGACCGCCGTTTGTCCGCAGAATCCAATGCCCCTATCAGCCTTTGCTGTCATCATCTTGCAATGTTCCGTTTCAGGCAATGCATGGCTAGAATTTCGAGGCTTGTCGCTTTGTCGAAGTGCAGAGCGGAGCGGCATCgggcgttgacgacggcggagcagcGAAGAGAGTCTATCCGCCGGCCACGCATCATCTGACCAATACGGGCTGAACGGTGAGGTTCCGCGGCCGGGAACTAACATGGCGCGGCATGTTCAGCTTTTAGTTTGCAGAAGGCAAGAAGCGAGAATTTAATGTGAGACTTGCGGAGTCGCCCCGGATGACCGGGTCTGGCACGGAGGTCGGTGAGACAGCAGCTCGGCAGGAGACGGGACGAGGCATGACTGCTTGCGTTGTGCGTGTTACAGTTACACTAATTTCGTGGCATGTTGTTCCGGAGACGTAGGGCCAAACCCGCACAGTCGGTGACGGCCTACCCTTTCGGGGCCGGTCTTTAAGATAGAACAGATATGCACTGTCTCCAATTTAATGTCGTCCATTACTACTAACAAGTTGAAAACAAGCCCATTGGGGGTGGCCAGCTTGATGACGTCGGATCAATTGATCGAGGCGTCTGTCTCGTGATGTCAAGCTGCTGCGGATGCTAGTTGGCGAGGTTCAAAACCGGCCCTGTTTACCGAGCGGGCCGTAGTCGGCCATCAATAGAATGGAGAGCAAACGAGTGTGTTGGAAGACGgggccctcccccttccctcccggAACCCTCGTCGCTCTCAGCCGGAAAATTTTAACaacgaaaaagaaaagaaaaaccaAAACGCCTACCACCAGCACAGGAGTGATTCGGGAGTAGCTCGGCCAAGGTGAAAATGGCGTTTtggagaagagatggagcGAGGGGGTTGAGAGGCCGAGAGGTGGTTGGAGAATGTGGGTGGTAGTCATTAGTGGATATCTGCTGGATACCTCCGATTGGACAGTgcgaccgccgccgagtgGGGTATCGTCCCGGTACAGCCTTAGTGGTTCCCAGTCGTCATCCCATGCATACCTCGAATCCAAAGTGCCTCAGGCCGCATGTATATCAGCAGAGGAGACGGGAGACGGGTTTGCAGACAAGGTGCGGACAGTGCAAACCTGGAGTCCAACCCTGGCCGCTCTGTTAGCCATCGCGGCATATAGAGGATCGGTCAGCACCTTGCTGGGCGAACTATCCGACTTGGTGATGCGAGGGACGGCGGGCGGGTGGTCTGTGAGGTGCATGCATATTCCTTAGTGTTCATTGTGGGCATCGGTGGACAACTTTTTTTTCGGGGCGGGGAGGGGCAGTAAACCAATTGCCCAGTAGAAAGTCGCGTCCGGGACTAGGTTAGGTGCAGTGGCATGAGCAGTGCGAGTCTGCTTCTGCAAACAAACGAACGGTCAGCATCTACGGGGGGGGGTTGCCGCATCGGTCATCAGCTGGTATGGACGAAAGCACACGAATGTCACAGCACCCTTGAGAGCTCATACACCGTGCCGGCCTCGCTTGCATCTGATGCGGATGATGGAGAGAAAACGTGGTAAGTCCGAGACCCAGGcgtgttgctgctgctggcttgTTGGCAGTTGTTGTTTTGATGGCTTATCTTTCGGCATCCGACGGGTGCGTGGCTCCCAAAGGAACCGGATCGACAGCTCGGCCAGCCAGTCCAGCTAtccaaggagaaggacaGAGCTTGCAAAGCTGGGATAATTAGTTACCCTGCTAAGGGAGAAGCCAGACTAGGGCAGATCGCATCAACAGGCAATTGTTGAAGCGGCCGTTCGTGGATGGTTGGTTGATGGCTTGGAAGTACCAGGCCGACCTGAACCTCACTGCAGGAATTCTCAGCTTCTCTGTCGCCGGTCGTCAATGGCATGTTCGCGGCTGCCCTGATGCGAGGGTCGGCCCCGGGTCTATAACCAGGGCAAGTTAAGAGTGCGTTTTCTCGCTACAAATTGACTGGCCTTGGGTGGTGCGGGTCGCAAACAAATACCAGACCGGGGCAAGCGACTTTCTTGGAGGTGGACGGCTACAATGCCAGACTACTACCATGCATTCGGAGTACGCAAAGCTGCAGTTGCCGGGCGTGTCTGGCAGACCGCAAGTACACGGCAAGCAAGGATTGACTTGAAGTGAGATGGTTTGAGTTGTGCGCTGTTGGTTGCGAGGGAGTCAGGTCAGTCAACGGCAGCGTCCTTGATTGACCGACTGGATTTGTACTTTTTCGTTACCCAAGTCAGGTGGACTGTATCGGTAGAGAAAGGTGCTTTGCCGAACCTAGTAGTGTAGGAGGGCAGAGAAAACTCGGCTGGCATTGCCTCGAGAGAAAAGTAGAGAGAACACAAACGTAAGTCTTGCTCAAGAAAAAGTTTGGGGGGGAAACGCAGTTGGAAACCCCTGGGTAAAAATCAATTCCAGAGTCATATGCCACCCGGACGGGTACGGGAGACGGGTAGGTAGGCTTTGCCATAGTGCCTCAGCCACCGTAGAAAGAGGCGGCCAACTTTGTTTCCTCACATCTCACGGGACGGTCAAACAGAGCCCAACAAAGGAACGTGCCTATACGACCAGACTATACCAGAACGGAAGGAAACAGGTTCGGACGTTTCGCAGTCCCATCAGTGACTCGTTCGTGTGCGTCCAAATGTATAtatgagtgtgtgtgtgtgtgtgtgtgtgtgtgtacgggtgggaagaagagcagcTGCATTGCGATGGGTTGTGTGGCTAAAGGCTGGCTGTCAATTGGGCCTAAGCCCGGCCAGTTCGTCAAGACAGTGGCGCTAATGTGGGAAGAGAAAACATGCAGCTCGCAACCCGCAGCTGCAGCTTGTGGTGTTGTTGCAGTCAAGACTGGACTCCTGTCGATACAAACGTCACCTTGCACCGGGCAGGGaaaccctcctcctcatctccctcctccccatgGCCAGTGGGACGCATGCCTTCTCCGGAGAGGATCCGTATGGTACAAGGTGAGGACGAGCGGTAAGTCGCGCGTCAGAAGTCCACAAGATGCGGATGCATCCATCTGCGAAGCCTCTCTGGGGCTGCGGGCTGGCGTGCGGGTGGGCTCGGTGTGGAATAGAGGTTAGAAGATAGAGGACCATGGAGTATGGACGTGGGCTTTGACTCGGTTGCTGTGGCTGTGTTGGTGCTACCCAGCCATTCGCAGCTCCCTACCTATTTTACGGATTGCATGCACGAGGTCCATCAGCCACTACGGTGTCTGACGGCGGCTGACGAGACGACTGCAGTGCTGCTCGCGGTTTCAAGGGCGGAAGAAGTAAAACACACATacgctccccccccccttctcccacGTCTTGATATCGATGCGTGACGTGATAGTAAGTACCTTCTCATTAGGGGGAGATGGTTCCTTCCCAGGTCGGAaagagatgagatgggaaggagcagaggagggggaggagcgGGCGAGGTACCTAGGAAAGACCTTTCCGCCGTCACTTTGCTCCGGCTGCAGCTTCCTCCTCCATTCCTTTACGTCccaacctacctacctacagtTAGCTACGCAGCGTGCCTGTTGTTTGGTTCGTAGGTATGACGAGGCAAGAATCATCTAAGCCAATAACCAACCAGCTAGCGAGCTGTTTTTGTCTTGCATGCCATATCGCTTTATATCAACTGCGCATCCTTAGGTACATATTGCCAGATCCAGCCATCCCAACGCTCGACGCATTGAGAATTCATTCGCATGTGCCCCTCCCCTGACTCTCGACTCTTGAGAAGCCCAGTCCCTCTGCGGCTACGCTTGCGCACGCATTCCTGTCGCTCTCGCCCTCCCGCATTCTTCTCCTCACTTTTCCAGTCAATTTGTGCTGGACCGAGCGCGCGCCAGACAGCGTTTTGCTGGTTTCCCGACACCGGCCACCGGCTTCATCCTTGATCATTGCCCCTCTTACCCCATTGATTGCCCTGCTGCCTCGTCTTTTCCCCTCCAGTCGTCGATTTCCCGCACGGCTGGCTGGCCCAATCCACTTTCGTCAACGCCGTCCCCCTTCATCGAGTCTAGACATCGCCCGTCACCCGCTGTGGTCTGCTGTCCGAATCtcagcgtcgccgaggagtgagaaggggagagaaaaCACCTCTTCGCAACCCGGATACAACCTTACCTACCGATACAGTGATACTGACTCGAAGATCGCGCGTCGGCTTAGTCAATGAAGGCTCTGTTCTGCGTCTGCAGTCGGCAGTTTTCTTGTGGACTCCCCACAACGACTAATGTGAGCTTGCTCTTGCCCGCTCGCAACTCCGATGGGAACGACATCGCCGGCCTTCCGTCAGTAGAATTCACGCCCTGATTTATCTCGGCCCTCACGTTGCCTGCCTCGTCAACTCCATGTTGCCTGTCTAGTGTACTACGTACATGCCTAGCAGTAAACCTTTCTTTGCCTGGATCTTCCTGGCTCCCAAACAAGGAACCCCGTACCGTCGGATCCATCCccatcgaggccgggccACGGCAATACTGTGCTTGCTATGCTTGTTGTGCGCTACCTTACTGCGGACGCGCAGCACACACACCAACAAGGTACGTTCTCCGACGAGACACCAGTACCAACAAGCCAGGTACCCCTACCTGCTCTGGTTTGCTGCATGCGTGCGCAACGACGTCAATACGTACCGGCACCGTACACTTGCCTCGCCCTGTTCTCTGGTCCGTTCTGCTGTACTGTGCTCTCTCTggtttctctctctgccctGCTCTGCTGGAATTGGAACTGCTTGCTGGCTTGTCTCCAATCCGTCTCCCCACCCCTGTCCCCTCTTCAACACCCTCTCTCCGTTCCATCCCGGGTAGCCCAATTCACGGCGGATACAGAGCTGGACGGCGGATACAAAGCTGAGTGGCTCGGGTTGGCGCGTTCAGGTAGCGAGAGTTGACAGCCTCTGAGCAGGCTAGCCAACAGTCGGCTGTGCGCCTCCGCTCCGCTTTGCCTTTATCCCGGTATCATCCTGCTTCCTAACCCAAGCATCTAACACAAGCCCAGGTCCCGAGCGAGACCCGCCGATCCAGTCATTGTCTGCCACTCTCCACCTCGCTCACCTTGTGCCCATCCAAGGAGACgaaagtgagagagaaagagagcgattgagagggagagggagaaggacaCAAGCACATACGCACGGCAACAGAGGGAGAACGGAGATTGTCGCAGAAACTGAAACCGACGAAAGACGGGAAGCCTACATTACATAAACGGCGGCACCCAACTCGCAGCGATTCGCGCCGTGCATCCGCGACCGACAGTCTGCCTATCCACCGAACTGCCAGTTGCCAGGCAAGCCTTAGTCTACCTACCCaaggtaggtacggataccttaggtacctaacAGACAAGACCCAAgcccggccagccagccagcccggCTGCCTGCCCACCTTAATCTGTCTAGGtaccctacctacctaccttacctaggtgggtacagagtacctacctacctgccctcgagtcccctccccctccctaTCCATCACCTCCCCTGTCACAGTGTTGCgttgctgcttctgctgctgccgctacTGATACtaccgctgctgctgctgccgctgctacGTACTGACTGGCCGTCGGGTCCAGTCCGGTCGATCCAATCCACCGTCTGCTGAAGGGAGCCCACTGTCCACGTCCAGGGCTCGGGCTCCAGAATCCAACAAGATTTGGGCTGCTACCTTACTTCCGACTCCTGTACGGCGGCTACCATATCACTCGCTACCTGCCTACCCTACTTACTTGACTGcttacttacctacctacctaccaacCTTAGGTTCCTAaccttttttccctctccaaCGTGCCTATCCTATCATCGATTCTCGACCATCGGTGTTCGTCGTCCTttcctccaccaccaccatcactTTCACAACCACCAGCGACGAaccatcacccccctccgATCCGCCCCCGCGAATCGCCCCCTCAATCTCTGCTTCGCTTGAACCTCGCTCCTCATCATCAATCGAGCGAGTCGATTCTCCGACGATtatttttttctctctcccgtCGCGTTCCCATCGTCGTTCGTCTCCGATAGTTGCCCATCATGGCGGGAAAAATGGTGCTGTACAAGTTGGTGGTCCTAGGCGACGGTGGCGTGGGGAAGACCGCTTTGACGATCCAGCTCTGCCTGCAACACTTTGTCGAAACCGTAAGTCGCCGCTCCCAATCTTCTCTGCCTcgcgctgcgctgcgctgctCCGCGCCTGCATCACATCACcaatctcgtcctcgtcgccgcctttCCGACCGTCCCCTCAATTCACCCTTCCCCGCCACTATCGCCGCCAAGAGCCGTCTGCTGACCGTGCttccccccccaaaaaacaGTACGACCCCACGATTGAGGATTCCTACCGCAAGCAAGTCGTCATCGACGGGCAAGCATGCATGCTCGAAGTCCTCGACACCGCCGGCCAAGAAGAGTACACAGCCCTTCGGGATCAATGGAttcgagacggagaaggcttcgtcctcgtctaCAGCATCTCATCACGGTCGTCCTTTTCACGCATTAAGCGGTTTCACCATCAGATCCAGCGAGTCAAGGAATCATGTGCATCCTCACCGTCATACCCGGGCTCCCCAATTTCGGCAGCTAGCCCGCAAGCCCCCGTGCCCATCATGCTCGTCGGCAACAAGAGCGACAGAGTTACCGAGAGGGAAGTGTCAACACAAGAAGGCCACGCCCTGGCCCGCGAGCTCGGCTGCGAGTTCGTCGAGGCGTCGGCCAAGAACTGCATCAATGTGGAGAAGGCTTTTTACGATGTTGTCAGAATACTTCGGAGGCAGCGCCAGGCAGCCTCGCGGCCCCAACCGGGCGGACGGAGCAGCACCCGGCCAaccaacggcgacgccggtGCGAGGtacgacgacaaggagggcggcgatcgTTATCGTCGCAAAGTGGGCAGACGGGAAGGCAAGAGTAAATGCGTCGTCTTGTGAGGTCGCCCTCATTGCGACATGGACCTATGTTCCCACCCTTATCGACGGACTTGCTTCGGATCCACGGCCGTAGCCCCGATCCTTCAGATTTGCAAATCCGACGGGCCCACTGCCGCGAGGCACAAGCATTTCACACGTCACGACTTGATGATTGCCAGCATTAGAGAAGCGCTGGCAAaggccccctccccctcctcaaaCGGCCACGACTATTGGACGCACGAGATTTCGAGTTCTGCTTTGAAGACGATTCGGATTTTTCCCCACGTCATGGATGAACAACCAGTTTCCCATTGGGCGAACGGCGCACGAAAAGAGAGGCATATTTCTGGGGCGTAGGTTTCTTGAGATTCAATCAAACCTTTGGGCAGACTGGGAGTTCTCGTTTTTATTTTTGTTCATTCCGAACCACATGAGGGCAAGCTGGCGGTGTTACAGGAGTCTTTCCCGCGGGCCTTTTTTGACGTCTAGCCGGTCGCAAAAGAAAATGATGCCACGTATCTGCCACCTTCTACCCCCCCGGGATTGTTCATGTGTCGTGGTTTGGATTATTCATACGGACTATTTGACTTCTCGCTCAACGGCcgagagtgagtgagcgagggaaagagagagagagagagacggaagagagagagagagagagagaagagcgGCGGGAAGACCTATTGGAAGAGCTGCTGAAGACTGCGGGAGGTGGGAGCAAGCACTAATCTGTGTATACCGAAACGACCCTTATTTTCCTGGCCGTGGTTCCGAGCCCAGAAGGAGTTGTGTATGGGGAAGCGGCACATTGATGCCGACCCCCATGCGGGATGTAGTTGGGACATCTGGGACAGGCAGACTTCTTTCTCGTTGAATCTACATTATCCGTCCACGATGATTCCTTCATTCGATTTGATGCCTGATTTGACGTCGGGAAACATTACTCCAAACAGACATTTTGACGGTTGGGAAGGATCGCCTTGGAAAGAGAAGATCATGTATACATTCGGATAAGCTACGTCTCATCTCGGAAACTAAGTCGATTCTGAGAAGGACGttcaagggggggggggatttgGGGACAGCCACATTGGGAGAGAGTGGGAGTAGGCAGGACAGGGTAAAAGGACGCCCGTTCATTTACCGCCCGTACCCCGCGATTTCCGCTCCCTCGGGATTTTATTTACCGCGAACACGTTTGGAGGGCGGGGGGAGGTATGGTGGTGGTTTATTTCGCAGATTGTACTTTAAACAACCAGGCGGGGTCGTCGGTTGCGATGCCAAGCCCGCTCCTCCCTCTCGAAgaataaggggggggggggggggggggggttagaAAGGAGACAGATGGCAGGTCAAACGAAAAAAGatagaaaaaaaaaaagatgcACAATGTCCCGAACGGACATGATCAGGAACCCCGGGAGGACGGGTGGGCAGTGGCCGCGTCGTGGTCCGCGAGCTTCCCGGCAGGATGGGCGATGGAacgaaagaagaaaagtCCCCGGGAAAACGGGGAGAAAGAAGGATGCCAAACCTTGGCCGGCGTAcgtgctctctctctctctctctcattctctcagcctctcacacacacacacactctctctctctttctccttcccCTTCTGCCCCCTTCCCTGGATGATGGGATGCTGGTGTAAATGGGTGATGGACGATGGGCGTGGTCTAGAACGCACCTGGCGCGGGCATGTTTCGGTTGTTGTAGTGTTTCCCTTCAGTCCtgagggggtggggggagagCAGTCGGGGGCAGAGATAAGAGGCTGTTTCGGCTAGCGATATTCTAACTGTGTGTGAGCCCCCCGCTCCTTCCCCGGACCATGGAGGCATCGGATTTGGCGGCGGACATCGAAAGAATGCGGTCTGCTCTCGGCCGATGTGGCTTGCGGCTGGAGGTGGCTGTGGTTTGGAGGAGGTGGGAACCGATGGGGATGGGCTGCGAAGAATGGCATTGTGTaaggatggggggggggggggatttgAAGCCATCTCGGGGGTTGTTTGTGGTGGTGATGGGCGGGGTACATGACAAGTACAAACACATGCTTAgtgtcccccccccaaccctCGCAGTAGGATGACTTGGGTTGCCGTTTGTCTCTGCGCCGATATGAGCTGCAGCCTGCCGGGGGAAAGGGTCTAGCAGGTTGCAGAGGCTAAGATCGTAGCACACCTGTAGCGTGCATCGCGACGATAGTAGTCCCGTCTCTCGCGACTAGCGACGAACGATCAGGGATTGTGTGCGTTTCGGAGGGACGGGGGTGTGTGGGATGGGTGGTGCTTCGGggctctttctctctctctctctggtAGAAGACAAGTTGTGTTTCATGTGGTTCGTCTTCATGTTCCTTGTTCATCCGCCTGGTTCGCGCGATGAGTTGTGTAGCTGGACCCCTTTGACATGCAGAGAGCGGTGTTGGTTGAAAGGGTGGGGTGAGGACCGGCGGCAATGGAGGCGCTTTG
Encoded proteins:
- a CDS encoding Putative small GTP-binding protein is translated as MAGKMVLYKLVVLGDGGVGKTALTIQLCLQHFVETYDPTIEDSYRKQVVIDGQACMLEVLDTAGQEEYTALRDQWIRDGEGFVLVYSISSRSSFSRIKRFHHQIQRVKESCASSPSYPGSPISAASPQAPVPIMLVGNKSDRVTEREVSTQEGHALARELGCEFVEASAKNCINVEKAFYDVVRILRRQRQAASRPQPGGRSSTRPTNGDAGARYDDKEGGDRYRRKVGRREGKSKCVVL